A genomic stretch from Leptospira licerasiae serovar Varillal str. VAR 010 includes:
- a CDS encoding NADH-quinone oxidoreductase subunit J has translation MVGIFENPGLLLFFIFGGVLVAGALGVVFHPNPISSAVLLVLSFFALAGIYAVLGSVFVATMQVLVYAGAIMVLVVFVLMLLSLHDEGITKLWNHPIKKVLVLSVVVLLGVVLIHSVREGIPNTDASPKGYSESGSYQYTLSESEEGKANVVAEGNTAVVGSSMFLDYLLPFEIVSILLLAAVLGAVILGKKNLGKKTEEGEP, from the coding sequence ATGGTAGGAATATTCGAGAATCCGGGGCTTCTGCTCTTTTTTATATTCGGTGGGGTGTTGGTTGCCGGTGCCTTAGGTGTTGTTTTTCATCCGAATCCGATCAGTTCTGCGGTTTTACTAGTGCTTTCCTTTTTCGCGTTAGCCGGAATTTATGCGGTATTAGGCTCCGTTTTCGTGGCCACAATGCAAGTTTTGGTCTATGCGGGCGCCATTATGGTGCTTGTGGTTTTCGTTTTGATGCTTCTTTCTTTGCATGACGAAGGGATCACTAAACTTTGGAATCATCCGATCAAAAAAGTTCTGGTTCTTTCCGTGGTTGTATTACTTGGAGTCGTGCTGATTCATTCCGTGAGAGAAGGTATTCCGAATACGGACGCTTCTCCTAAAGGATATTCTGAATCAGGTTCTTACCAATATACATTATCCGAATCGGAAGAAGGTAAGGCGAACGTAGTCGCAGAGGGGAATACTGCAGTAGTAGGAAGTTCCATGTTCTTGGATTATCTTCTTCCTTTTGAAATAGTCTCCATATTACTTTTGGCTGCCGTACTTGGCGCAGTTATATTAGGAAAAAAGAATTTAGGCAAAAAAACAGAAGAAGGGGAGCCATGA
- a CDS encoding NADH-quinone oxidoreductase subunit C has translation MKETIQSFLKDKFSHFISKEEEILTNLPTFFLKPEGIVPVLSALKTAPGIELNYLNDLTAIDWLGKKTPRFEVCYLLRSGNKSSTKVQFRVALEEDEEVPSIINIFKGANWPEREVYDLFGIRFTGHPRMDRLIMPDNFQGHPLRKDYPLEGFGQDYLVEDLLTIHLKEDMEA, from the coding sequence ATGAAAGAAACAATCCAGAGTTTCCTAAAAGACAAGTTCTCTCATTTTATCTCCAAGGAAGAAGAAATACTCACTAATCTTCCTACATTCTTTCTAAAGCCGGAAGGTATTGTTCCCGTTCTTTCCGCTTTAAAAACGGCACCCGGGATCGAGCTCAATTATCTAAACGATCTGACTGCGATCGATTGGTTGGGCAAAAAAACTCCAAGATTCGAAGTCTGCTATCTTCTCCGCTCCGGAAATAAATCCTCCACAAAAGTACAGTTCCGCGTAGCTTTGGAAGAAGACGAAGAAGTTCCGAGCATCATAAACATCTTCAAAGGTGCTAACTGGCCGGAGAGAGAAGTTTACGATCTATTCGGCATCCGTTTTACAGGGCATCCTAGAATGGATCGTCTTATCATGCCTGATAATTTCCAAGGTCATCCATTAAGAAAAGATTATCCTTTAGAAGGTTTCGGTCAGGATTATCTGGTAGAGGACCTTCTCACCATCCACTTAAAAGAAGATATGGAGGCTTAA
- a CDS encoding NADH-quinone oxidoreductase subunit D, whose product MYEKTAEHFSLKQKKLPEGHLLVNLGPSHPSTHGILQNVIQLDGERVVDAESVIGYVHRSFEKLGERYTYNQFLVCTDRMNYVSTPLNNIGWILAVEKMLQIEVPDKVTYVRMIVSELSRVMDHIICNGILGVDLGAFSGMLHLFHHRENIYQVLEKLTGARLTTTFCRVGGLEKDIYPEFEKDVKTIIKGLRPAIEEFQSLLVNNRIFMDRTEGVGGISAENAISYGYSGPNLRAAGVPWDIRKDDPYMFYDKVDFDIPVGEDGSVLHRTLVRMEEMRQSLRIVEQLINGLPTGAHHADIPHIYLPEKSKVYKNMEELIYHFKLIMHGIKVPKGEYYMATEAANGELGFYIVSEGEKSPWRVHVRRPCFWFYQSFPELVKGSLLADTVATMSSMNVIAGELDC is encoded by the coding sequence ATGTACGAAAAGACCGCGGAACATTTTAGCCTCAAACAGAAAAAACTCCCAGAAGGACATCTACTTGTGAACCTGGGACCTTCTCACCCTTCTACTCATGGGATCTTGCAGAATGTGATCCAACTAGATGGAGAAAGAGTGGTGGATGCGGAATCTGTGATCGGATACGTTCATCGCAGTTTCGAAAAATTAGGAGAACGTTATACTTATAATCAGTTCCTAGTCTGCACAGACAGGATGAACTATGTATCCACTCCACTCAATAATATCGGATGGATCCTCGCTGTAGAAAAAATGCTCCAGATAGAAGTTCCGGACAAGGTGACTTACGTTAGGATGATCGTTTCCGAACTTTCCCGAGTCATGGATCATATTATCTGCAACGGTATCTTAGGTGTGGACCTGGGCGCATTCTCCGGGATGTTGCACTTATTCCACCACAGAGAGAATATTTACCAGGTCCTGGAAAAACTTACCGGTGCAAGACTTACCACAACCTTTTGTAGAGTAGGCGGTCTCGAAAAAGATATTTATCCCGAATTCGAAAAGGATGTAAAGACTATCATCAAAGGTCTTCGTCCTGCGATCGAAGAGTTTCAGTCGTTACTCGTAAATAATAGGATCTTCATGGATAGAACGGAAGGTGTGGGAGGGATCTCTGCAGAAAATGCGATCTCTTACGGTTATTCCGGTCCTAACTTGAGAGCGGCAGGAGTCCCATGGGATATTCGTAAGGACGATCCTTATATGTTCTATGATAAGGTGGATTTTGATATACCTGTAGGGGAAGACGGATCCGTTCTCCATAGGACTCTTGTGCGTATGGAAGAGATGAGACAATCTCTTCGTATCGTGGAGCAGCTCATCAACGGTCTTCCAACTGGAGCTCACCATGCGGATATCCCTCATATTTACCTTCCTGAAAAGAGTAAAGTTTATAAGAATATGGAAGAGTTGATCTACCATTTCAAATTGATCATGCACGGGATCAAGGTGCCTAAGGGAGAATATTATATGGCGACCGAGGCGGCTAACGGTGAACTCGGGTTCTATATCGTTTCTGAAGGAGAGAAGTCTCCTTGGAGAGTGCATGTGCGCAGGCCTTGTTTCTGGTTTTATCAATCCTTCCCGGAATTAGTAAAAGGTTCACTTCTTGCGGATACGGTCGCTACCATGAGTTCTATGAATGTGATCGCAGGGGAGTTGGACTGCTAA
- the nuoE gene encoding complex I 24 kDa subunit family protein, with protein sequence MSYQFSSESVSRLDKLLEMFPDKRSVILPGLYLLQKEQGFVDREGMEALAEKIGSPISLAQVYGVATFYTLYNKKPVGKYHIQICGTSSCYMRGNDKLEKHICSRLGIELGETTPDKKFTLEEVECLGACGYAPMVQINDAYYENLTFEKMDEILKDLT encoded by the coding sequence ATGAGTTACCAATTCTCTTCCGAATCAGTTTCAAGATTAGACAAACTATTAGAGATGTTCCCGGATAAAAGAAGCGTGATCCTTCCAGGGTTGTACCTCCTACAAAAAGAACAAGGGTTCGTAGACAGAGAAGGTATGGAAGCTCTTGCGGAGAAGATAGGTTCTCCTATCTCTCTTGCTCAAGTCTATGGAGTCGCGACATTCTATACCTTATACAACAAAAAGCCTGTGGGTAAGTATCATATCCAGATTTGCGGAACTTCTTCTTGTTATATGCGAGGGAATGATAAATTAGAAAAACATATCTGCTCTCGTTTGGGAATTGAACTCGGAGAAACCACTCCTGATAAAAAATTCACTTTAGAAGAAGTGGAATGTCTGGGGGCCTGCGGATACGCTCCTATGGTCCAGATCAACGATGCATATTATGAAAATCTAACGTTCGAAAAAATGGATGAGATCCTAAAGGATTTAACCTAA
- the nuoF gene encoding NADH-quinone oxidoreductase subunit NuoF: MAEMKILTKFIDDPRSNELEFYESVHGYDGMKKALAMAPEEIIETVKKSGLRGRGGAGFPTGLKWSFIPKDIPKPKYLICNADEGEPGTFKDRKLIENLPHQIIEGMVIGAKAIGANKGFFYIRGEFNKGIDSMQKAIDEAYTKGYLGKNILGSGFDFDLVLYAGAGAYICGEETALINSLEGRRGHPRLKPPFPAVSGLYRCPTVVNNVETFSTVPHILDKGADWYSKIGTEKSPGTRLFSVSGHVKRPGVYEIELGTPLLELVNDLCGGMLDDVPLKAVIPGGSSVPILTAEECKTANMDFESMAAHKTMLGSGAVIVIGEGTDLVETTYRFARFYAHESCGQCTPCREGTHWVRDLLHKIREGEGTSADLELILSLARNMEGGTTICPLSDACVGAVRPTILKFKHEFEARLKDRAGKEEQIPTGTGA, encoded by the coding sequence ATGGCAGAAATGAAGATTCTCACTAAATTTATAGACGATCCCCGTTCTAACGAATTGGAATTTTACGAATCTGTCCACGGTTACGACGGGATGAAAAAAGCCCTCGCCATGGCACCGGAAGAAATCATAGAGACCGTCAAAAAATCAGGTTTAAGAGGACGAGGGGGAGCAGGTTTCCCTACAGGACTCAAATGGTCCTTTATTCCAAAAGATATCCCAAAACCGAAATATCTCATTTGCAATGCGGACGAGGGAGAACCCGGAACATTCAAAGATCGTAAACTAATAGAGAACCTTCCCCACCAGATCATCGAGGGAATGGTGATCGGCGCGAAAGCAATCGGCGCAAACAAAGGATTCTTTTATATCCGCGGAGAGTTCAATAAGGGAATCGATTCCATGCAGAAGGCAATCGACGAGGCCTATACAAAAGGATATCTGGGTAAAAACATCCTAGGCAGCGGATTCGATTTCGATCTGGTACTCTATGCGGGAGCAGGCGCTTATATTTGCGGAGAAGAGACTGCACTCATCAATTCTTTGGAAGGTCGTAGGGGCCATCCTAGATTAAAACCTCCATTCCCTGCTGTTTCCGGTCTATATCGTTGTCCTACAGTAGTAAATAACGTGGAAACTTTCTCCACCGTTCCCCATATTTTGGACAAGGGCGCGGATTGGTATTCCAAGATCGGGACTGAAAAATCCCCTGGCACCCGTTTATTCTCCGTCTCCGGTCATGTAAAAAGACCCGGCGTATACGAAATTGAATTAGGAACTCCTTTATTAGAATTAGTGAATGATCTTTGCGGTGGAATGCTCGACGATGTTCCTTTGAAAGCGGTGATCCCAGGCGGTTCTTCCGTTCCGATCCTAACTGCGGAAGAATGTAAAACTGCAAATATGGATTTCGAATCCATGGCGGCTCATAAAACCATGCTTGGTTCCGGAGCGGTGATCGTAATCGGAGAAGGTACTGACTTGGTGGAAACCACATATCGATTTGCAAGATTCTACGCGCATGAATCCTGCGGACAATGTACTCCATGTAGAGAAGGTACTCACTGGGTAAGAGACCTTCTGCATAAGATCAGAGAAGGTGAGGGAACGAGCGCCGACTTAGAACTTATTCTTTCCTTAGCTCGAAATATGGAAGGTGGAACAACCATTTGTCCTCTTTCTGATGCGTGTGTGGGGGCGGTCCGACCAACTATCTTAAAATTCAAACATGAATTCGAAGCCAGATTAAAAGATAGAGCGGGTAAAGAAGAACAAATTCCTACTGGAACCGGGGCCTAA
- the nuoH gene encoding NADH-quinone oxidoreductase subunit NuoH: MDWNIVLLWLLKSALFFLVFITACAYYTLAERKVAGFIQDRKGPNRAGPLGLLQPLADGIKFLTKEEIFPQNVNKVMYLIAPAISMTCAIMAWAVVPLGGTIMLPEWLAKQIGSPYLDLQIANPDTGILFLFAISSLSVYGIILAGWSSNNKYSLIGGIRATAQMISYELPLGLSVASIVILTGSLKLTDINDAQIGLWNIFKLPGFIAFSVFVVAMFAETNRLPFDLAEAESELVVGFHTEYGAFKFALFFIAEYMNMITMSCVVTILFFGGYHLPFGWLSGSIWQAWAGLGFFILKVLFFAFLFMWVRWTLPRFRYDQLMTIGWKKMIPWAVANILIASLYVGLDGFWKW; encoded by the coding sequence ATGGATTGGAATATTGTCCTACTCTGGTTATTGAAAAGTGCGCTTTTTTTCTTGGTGTTTATCACTGCATGCGCTTACTATACATTAGCAGAACGTAAAGTAGCTGGATTCATCCAGGACAGGAAAGGTCCGAACCGCGCGGGTCCTCTTGGTTTATTACAACCTTTGGCGGACGGGATCAAGTTCTTAACCAAAGAAGAGATCTTTCCTCAGAATGTGAACAAGGTCATGTATTTGATCGCTCCTGCGATCTCTATGACCTGCGCCATCATGGCTTGGGCCGTAGTCCCTTTGGGCGGGACAATTATGTTACCTGAATGGCTGGCAAAACAGATCGGTTCTCCGTATTTGGATCTTCAGATAGCGAATCCTGATACAGGGATCTTGTTTTTGTTTGCTATTTCCAGTCTCTCAGTCTACGGGATCATCTTAGCAGGTTGGTCCAGTAATAATAAATATTCTTTGATCGGCGGGATCCGGGCCACGGCTCAGATGATCAGTTACGAGTTACCTTTAGGTCTTTCTGTAGCGTCTATCGTGATCTTAACTGGATCTTTAAAACTCACCGACATCAACGATGCCCAGATCGGCCTTTGGAATATTTTCAAACTTCCGGGGTTTATCGCATTTTCTGTTTTCGTAGTGGCTATGTTTGCGGAAACAAATCGACTTCCTTTCGATTTGGCCGAAGCTGAATCCGAATTAGTGGTAGGGTTCCATACTGAATACGGTGCATTTAAATTTGCGTTATTCTTCATTGCGGAATATATGAATATGATCACAATGAGTTGTGTGGTCACCATTCTATTCTTCGGAGGATACCATCTTCCTTTCGGTTGGTTGAGCGGCTCTATCTGGCAGGCTTGGGCGGGACTCGGGTTCTTTATTCTTAAAGTCCTATTCTTCGCGTTTTTATTTATGTGGGTGAGATGGACCCTGCCTAGATTCAGATACGATCAGTTGATGACGATCGGTTGGAAAAAAATGATCCCTTGGGCCGTCGCGAATATTCTGATCGCGAGCCTTTACGTTGGTTTGGACGGTTTCTGGAAATGGTAG
- a CDS encoding NADH-quinone oxidoreductase subunit N, with protein MNLIPNSNDLISILPILVLSGGGILLLGLQFFFHGFEFRIVRFTSGLVLIAAFFSLFVSQSNPGPGSYFSGHYEISTFGFWFGALYLVATFCTVLASPRVLEQHNMEFPEFYPLLLFSVVGMLLMTSGADTVTIFVGLELMSVCLYVLVGMARSDVYSLEASLKYFLLGSFSTGFFLFGMAFLFGGSGTTHLQDSLKPLVSSGFDSNFTKIGLLLLLTGISFKIALFPYHSWTPDAYEGALTPVTGFMATASKSASMGLLLVVFSKLPASNSGGEWTWVMGILAFMSMTYGNFVALKQTSLKRVLAYSSIAHAGYVVAGIALGGKEEALFYLIVYSFMSLGAFAILSFLEEGNRHVTYESIAGLAKSRPWTSFALFIFFLSLAGIPPLGGFWAKLFLFQRIAEGTDQISRWLLIGGIANSALALYYYVKVGILAYMSSEEGEISKLHPPKASYGVIFVSVISLAAVLVGWYFIQPKDLNSLKFANKSAELQK; from the coding sequence ATGAATTTAATTCCAAATTCCAACGATCTAATTTCTATACTTCCGATCCTAGTCCTTTCCGGTGGAGGGATCTTATTACTTGGATTACAGTTCTTTTTCCATGGATTCGAATTTAGGATCGTAAGATTTACTTCCGGTCTGGTTTTGATCGCGGCATTCTTTTCATTGTTTGTTTCTCAATCAAACCCCGGACCTGGATCATATTTTTCAGGGCATTATGAGATTTCGACTTTCGGATTTTGGTTCGGGGCGTTGTATTTGGTAGCCACATTCTGCACAGTTCTTGCGTCTCCGAGAGTATTAGAACAGCATAATATGGAATTCCCCGAGTTCTATCCTCTTCTACTCTTTTCGGTAGTCGGAATGCTCCTAATGACTTCTGGAGCCGACACGGTGACTATCTTCGTCGGCTTGGAATTAATGTCGGTATGCTTGTATGTTTTGGTAGGAATGGCGAGAAGCGATGTGTATTCCTTAGAAGCCAGCCTGAAATATTTTCTTTTAGGAAGTTTTTCCACAGGATTTTTCCTATTTGGAATGGCGTTCTTGTTCGGAGGATCAGGTACAACTCATCTACAAGACTCCCTAAAACCTTTAGTGAGTTCCGGATTCGATTCTAATTTCACAAAGATCGGATTGTTACTTTTATTAACCGGGATCTCATTCAAGATCGCGTTATTCCCATATCATTCTTGGACACCTGATGCTTACGAGGGAGCACTTACTCCGGTTACTGGATTTATGGCTACCGCTTCTAAGTCCGCTTCTATGGGATTATTGCTAGTAGTTTTTTCAAAACTTCCGGCTTCCAATTCCGGTGGGGAGTGGACCTGGGTGATGGGAATTTTAGCGTTCATGTCCATGACTTACGGTAACTTTGTCGCTTTAAAGCAGACAAGTTTGAAAAGAGTTTTAGCATATTCCTCTATCGCTCATGCCGGGTACGTCGTAGCAGGAATTGCGTTAGGTGGAAAGGAAGAAGCTCTATTCTATCTGATCGTATATTCTTTTATGAGTTTGGGTGCATTTGCCATTCTTTCTTTCTTAGAAGAAGGTAATCGCCACGTAACGTATGAGTCTATTGCAGGACTCGCAAAATCAAGACCTTGGACTAGCTTTGCTTTGTTCATCTTCTTTTTATCTTTAGCCGGAATTCCTCCTTTGGGCGGGTTCTGGGCAAAACTATTCCTATTCCAAAGAATTGCGGAAGGAACGGATCAGATCTCCAGATGGTTACTCATCGGAGGGATTGCAAACTCCGCGTTGGCATTGTACTATTATGTTAAAGTGGGAATACTCGCGTATATGAGTTCAGAAGAAGGAGAAATTTCCAAATTACATCCTCCTAAAGCAAGTTATGGAGTTATATTCGTATCCGTGATTTCTTTGGCGGCGGTATTGGTAGGATGGTATTTTATCCAACCTAAGGATTTGAATAGTTTGAAATTCGCAAACAAATCCGCAGAATTACAAAAGTAA
- the nuoK gene encoding NADH-quinone oxidoreductase subunit NuoK, which translates to MNPGILKPTLAGIPAEYLLILACIIFSIGVAGVLFRRSAVVIFMSIELMLNSVNLVFVVFSKSLHQVQGEVVVFFVMAIAAVEAAIGLALVVAIHRKKKTSFVDEMNLMKW; encoded by the coding sequence ATGAATCCGGGAATTCTGAAACCAACTCTCGCGGGAATCCCCGCGGAATATTTACTGATCCTTGCTTGTATCATTTTTTCCATCGGAGTCGCAGGTGTTTTATTCAGAAGAAGTGCCGTGGTTATCTTCATGAGTATTGAACTCATGTTGAACTCCGTAAATTTGGTATTTGTCGTTTTTTCGAAATCGCTTCATCAGGTTCAGGGAGAAGTGGTTGTTTTTTTTGTGATGGCAATCGCAGCAGTCGAAGCGGCAATAGGCTTGGCCTTAGTGGTCGCAATTCACAGAAAGAAAAAGACAAGTTTCGTAGACGAAATGAATTTAATGAAATGGTAA
- the nuoL gene encoding NADH-quinone oxidoreductase subunit L translates to MSWEILIPILVFSPLLGSVLNALFGRFWKGFSGPIGTLLSFVSFGASVFAYLQFHPLERQDAQIVTLFNWVEVGNFKVDLAYQVDQLSLFMALIITGIGSLIHLYSIGYMKGNQGIGRFFSYLNLFVFFMLHLVLAENLVVLFFGWEGVGLCSYLLIGFDTHKENAAQASIKAFVTNRIADLAMIGGIALTYWLAGSVSFITISESLPQAKFMLNALPFVAICFFIGAMGKSAQFPFHVWLPDAMAGPTPVSALIHAATMVTAGLFLIARLNFIFILVPKVGFWIVCIGTFTAFFAATIGVYQNDIKKVLAYSTVSQLGYMFVAMGTGAYVAGLFHLLTHAFFKALLFLGSGSVIHGLSDEQDLRRMGGLKSQMKITWWTFLLGTLAIVGAPPFSGFFSKDLILEKAFYFHPVFFGMGIATAFLTTFYMFRLTFLAFTGKSRVSNHVHPHESPWTMTLPLVILALGAAFSGYLLVPESLGGGIDFLEKYFSPVFAKGLLYYSQQRGAVEVHHLSHELELLLAGLSLGAILLGVGIYWFFFGKKEKLPLDESSYTGWRILPANKYFIDEIFRTVLIGPISALSEFLSEVVEKRLIDRVLTGTGKFSGGISSLLRRIQTGTVVDYAFLIVLGTVLILSVFLWRGI, encoded by the coding sequence ATGAGTTGGGAAATCCTCATACCGATCCTAGTTTTTTCTCCGCTTCTCGGCTCCGTATTAAACGCGTTATTCGGAAGATTTTGGAAGGGGTTCTCCGGTCCTATCGGGACCTTGTTGTCTTTTGTATCCTTTGGAGCGAGCGTATTCGCCTATCTCCAATTCCATCCTTTGGAAAGACAAGACGCTCAAATAGTAACCTTATTCAATTGGGTAGAAGTAGGGAATTTTAAAGTGGATCTTGCTTACCAAGTGGACCAACTTTCCCTTTTTATGGCCCTGATCATCACGGGGATCGGGAGTTTGATCCATTTGTATTCCATCGGATACATGAAAGGAAATCAGGGGATCGGCAGATTTTTTTCCTATCTGAACCTATTCGTATTCTTCATGCTCCATCTGGTTTTAGCGGAAAATCTAGTGGTCCTGTTTTTCGGTTGGGAAGGTGTAGGGCTTTGTTCTTATCTTCTGATCGGTTTCGATACTCATAAAGAGAATGCGGCCCAGGCAAGTATCAAAGCTTTTGTTACCAATAGGATCGCTGACTTGGCGATGATCGGTGGGATAGCGCTTACCTATTGGTTAGCCGGTTCCGTTTCCTTTATTACAATTTCTGAATCTTTGCCTCAGGCAAAGTTCATGTTGAACGCACTTCCTTTCGTAGCGATCTGTTTCTTTATCGGAGCAATGGGTAAATCCGCTCAGTTCCCGTTCCATGTTTGGTTGCCGGATGCGATGGCCGGACCAACTCCGGTTTCCGCGTTGATCCACGCAGCGACAATGGTGACAGCGGGGCTTTTCCTGATCGCGAGATTGAATTTTATTTTTATCTTAGTTCCTAAAGTAGGTTTTTGGATCGTTTGTATCGGAACATTTACCGCATTCTTTGCTGCAACCATTGGCGTTTATCAAAACGATATCAAAAAGGTTTTAGCGTATTCTACCGTTTCTCAACTCGGTTACATGTTCGTCGCGATGGGAACGGGTGCTTATGTGGCGGGGCTTTTTCATTTACTGACACACGCGTTCTTTAAGGCACTTCTTTTCTTGGGTTCCGGTTCCGTGATCCATGGATTGTCGGATGAGCAGGATCTGAGAAGAATGGGTGGCTTAAAGTCCCAGATGAAGATCACCTGGTGGACTTTTCTTTTAGGAACCTTGGCGATCGTAGGAGCTCCCCCATTCAGCGGATTTTTCTCTAAGGACCTGATCTTAGAAAAGGCTTTCTATTTTCATCCGGTTTTCTTCGGGATGGGGATTGCTACCGCATTCTTGACTACTTTCTACATGTTCCGCCTAACGTTCTTGGCGTTTACAGGCAAGTCCAGGGTTTCGAATCATGTGCATCCCCATGAATCTCCTTGGACCATGACCCTACCATTGGTGATCTTGGCATTGGGCGCTGCATTCTCAGGTTATTTGTTAGTCCCTGAATCTTTAGGAGGAGGGATAGATTTCTTAGAGAAATATTTCTCTCCTGTTTTTGCAAAAGGATTACTGTATTATTCTCAGCAAAGAGGAGCTGTAGAAGTCCATCATTTAAGTCATGAGTTGGAACTCCTACTAGCTGGACTTTCTTTAGGGGCGATATTGCTTGGAGTGGGGATCTATTGGTTCTTTTTTGGTAAAAAGGAGAAGCTACCTTTAGATGAATCCTCTTACACAGGTTGGAGAATTCTTCCTGCAAACAAGTATTTCATAGATGAAATTTTTAGAACCGTTTTGATCGGACCGATCTCCGCTTTGTCGGAATTCTTATCCGAAGTTGTCGAAAAACGTTTGATAGATAGAGTTTTGACGGGTACCGGAAAATTTTCGGGAGGAATCTCCTCATTACTGCGTAGGATCCAGACTGGAACCGTAGTAGATTATGCTTTTCTAATTGTCTTAGGGACCGTTTTGATCTTGTCCGTATTCTTATGGAGGGGAATCTAA
- a CDS encoding complex I subunit 4 family protein, producing the protein MPQYYLSILLFLPVLGIPFLFLSKNEKWIRAWSSIVTLGVFAMTVPLFLEFLKGDSGFQFTHRIWNFLELQFGGLDYHIAIDGFSLLLVAMSALLFFLSALSAFSNVKQRIREFFILLLLVETGVIGVFLSVNLVQFYVFWEWMVLPFTLMVGIWGEKGRIKAAMKYLVFSFTGSVFMLASILVLYHYTHTFDLEELAVVSLNSIPGNIRFWLFVGFSFAFAIKVPLFPFHTWMPDVHEEAPTVGSVDLAGILLKIGLFAYIRVAIPLFPQVFLEYRNLLTALAVAGIVYGALVALTQKNSKRLVAFSSLSHMGFCILGILTLTEEGVAGGMLQMVNHGFTSGLLFFILGFLHERTGTNELKDYSGLAKSAPFLAVTIGLATFASAGLPGTNGFVGEFLVLIGTFKYSLLYGFLAGTAVIFAAGYMLYFARNLLFGEPNSLSSGLSPLNLREKFIISIVAGIIIITGIFPNVLLTYLKPSARVVLNVTSKQAIQERAFLEQEGTLKNTKKKFINYRTLGAEPPIYEDRISSGRGAGIPGKKTVSQEAEE; encoded by the coding sequence GTGCCCCAATATTATTTAAGTATTCTATTATTTTTGCCCGTTTTAGGGATCCCTTTCTTATTTCTTTCTAAAAACGAAAAGTGGATCCGCGCTTGGTCTTCGATCGTGACTCTTGGGGTTTTCGCGATGACCGTTCCTCTCTTTTTGGAATTCCTAAAAGGGGATAGCGGTTTTCAATTTACCCATCGTATCTGGAACTTTCTGGAATTACAATTCGGCGGATTAGATTATCATATAGCAATAGACGGTTTTTCCTTATTGCTTGTCGCGATGTCCGCGCTCCTATTCTTTCTTTCTGCTTTATCCGCTTTTTCTAATGTAAAACAAAGGATCAGAGAATTCTTTATACTTCTTCTTTTAGTGGAAACAGGGGTAATCGGAGTATTTCTTTCGGTTAACCTGGTCCAATTTTACGTTTTCTGGGAATGGATGGTCTTACCTTTCACCTTGATGGTAGGCATTTGGGGAGAAAAGGGAAGGATCAAGGCCGCAATGAAGTATCTGGTATTCTCATTTACCGGATCCGTTTTTATGCTCGCGAGTATTTTGGTATTATATCATTACACTCACACATTCGATTTGGAAGAATTGGCTGTGGTCTCCCTGAATTCTATTCCCGGGAATATTAGGTTTTGGTTATTCGTCGGTTTTAGTTTCGCGTTTGCGATCAAGGTCCCATTATTCCCTTTCCATACTTGGATGCCTGATGTTCACGAAGAGGCTCCGACTGTCGGTTCAGTGGACTTGGCGGGTATTCTTTTAAAGATCGGTTTATTTGCATATATTAGAGTGGCTATTCCACTTTTTCCTCAGGTATTTTTAGAATACCGTAATCTACTGACTGCCCTTGCTGTAGCCGGGATCGTCTATGGAGCTCTGGTCGCTTTAACTCAGAAAAACAGCAAACGTTTGGTTGCATTTTCTTCCCTTTCGCATATGGGATTCTGTATTTTAGGGATTTTAACTCTAACGGAAGAAGGTGTTGCCGGTGGAATGCTCCAAATGGTGAATCATGGATTTACATCCGGACTTCTTTTCTTTATATTAGGATTTCTGCATGAAAGAACGGGAACAAACGAATTAAAAGACTATTCGGGGCTTGCTAAATCCGCTCCTTTTTTAGCGGTAACAATCGGTCTGGCAACGTTTGCAAGCGCAGGGCTTCCCGGTACGAACGGATTCGTGGGAGAATTTTTAGTTCTTATAGGAACTTTCAAGTATAGCCTTCTTTACGGATTTTTAGCGGGGACCGCTGTAATTTTTGCGGCAGGATATATGTTATACTTTGCTCGAAACTTACTTTTCGGTGAGCCGAATTCTTTATCTTCGGGTTTGAGTCCTTTGAATTTACGAGAGAAGTTTATAATCTCAATAGTTGCTGGAATTATAATAATAACCGGTATTTTTCCGAACGTTCTACTAACCTACTTGAAGCCGAGTGCAAGGGTGGTATTAAACGTGACCTCTAAACAAGCGATTCAAGAAAGGGCCTTTTTGGAACAAGAAGGTACTTTGAAAAATACCAAGAAGAAATTTATAAATTATAGGACCTTGGGTGCAGAGCCTCCTATTTATGAAGATAGGATCAGTTCCGGAAGAGGAGCAGGGATCCCAGGTAAAAAGACGGTATCCCAAGAGGCGGAAGAATGA